The genomic stretch TCTTGCAAGTGCGGTTCCCATGATCGCCAAGTTATCAGCTTCCGTTCCCCCGCTTGTAAAAATGATCTCCTGCTCTGCCGCTCCGATTTCTGCTGCGATCTGCGCTCTTGCTTCATCCACCCATTTTCGAGATTCTCTGCCAAATGAATGAATACTGGAGGGATTACCGAAACTGCCGGAGAAGTGCGGTATCATTTGTTCCAGCACGCGCTCATCCATCGGAGACGTTGCGGCATGATCTAAATAAATCCGTTCCATTATGTTTACACCTCTGATCTAAATATAGAACATATAAGCTTCTTGCTCTCCGTCTGTATAGCTGGCAAGATCCTCTAATGTTGTACTGTCTAAAACCTCTTTTACAGCATCCCGGATGCGAATCCAGAGCTCACGCTTGGCAGGCTCCTCATCTTCCAGCACTTCAACAGGGCTGATCGGCCCCTCAAGCACACGGATAATATCTCCCGCAGTAATGGCATCCGGCTCACTGCCTAATACATATCCGCCATATGCGCCTCTGATGCTTTTCACTAAACCGGCATTTCTGAGCGGCGATACCAGCTGCTCCAAATAATGCTCGGACAAATTATTCGTCTGTGCGATGCTTTTTAATGAAGTCGGGCCTTCACCGTGC from Bacillus subtilis subsp. subtilis str. 168 encodes the following:
- the cymR gene encoding transcriptional regulator of cysteine biosynthesis (Evidence 1a: Function from experimental evidences in the studied strain; PubMedId: 15668000, 16109943, 16513748, 17056751, 18974048, 19508281, 21624051; Product type r: regulator) — its product is MKISTKGRYGLTIMIELAKKHGEGPTSLKSIAQTNNLSEHYLEQLVSPLRNAGLVKSIRGAYGGYVLGSEPDAITAGDIIRVLEGPISPVEVLEDEEPAKRELWIRIRDAVKEVLDSTTLEDLASYTDGEQEAYMFYI